In a genomic window of Allomeiothermus silvanus DSM 9946:
- a CDS encoding M4 family metallopeptidase, with amino-acid sequence MNPRGFPHSILPPFILSAIARNGSPQERDSALRTLSLDSTLRSARAADFCLTPRLRQLGATTGQKRRTIYDARGTQQLPGQPVRQEGDGPSKDVAVNEAYEGLGATYDFFSSVYGRNSIDDKGLALLATVHFGKQYNNAFWNGDQMVFGDGDGRLFNRFTLSLDVIGHELTHGVTQSEANLDYFMQPGALNESVSDVFGSLVKQYRLGQTAEQADWLIGEGLFTPKVKGVALRSMKAPGTAFDDPVLGKDPQPADMKGYVDTLSDNGGVHINSGIPNRAFYLAAVGIGGFAWEKAGRIWYETLRDKRLANNANFSQFAALTVENAAKLYGAHSPEEKAVLEGWQVVGVELRLEG; translated from the coding sequence GTGAACCCTCGAGGCTTCCCACACTCCATCCTGCCGCCCTTCATCCTATCCGCCATCGCCCGCAACGGCAGCCCCCAAGAACGCGACAGCGCGCTGCGCACCCTCTCGTTGGACAGCACCCTCCGCTCGGCCCGGGCAGCGGATTTCTGCCTGACTCCCCGTCTCCGGCAGCTTGGGGCCACGACCGGCCAGAAGCGGCGCACCATCTACGACGCCAGGGGAACCCAGCAGCTCCCCGGCCAGCCGGTGCGCCAAGAAGGGGACGGCCCCAGCAAAGATGTCGCCGTGAACGAGGCTTACGAGGGGCTAGGGGCCACCTATGACTTTTTCTCGAGCGTTTATGGCCGTAACTCCATCGACGACAAGGGGTTAGCGCTCCTGGCCACCGTACACTTTGGCAAGCAGTACAACAACGCCTTCTGGAATGGGGATCAGATGGTCTTCGGAGACGGCGATGGGCGGCTTTTTAACCGCTTTACCCTCTCGCTGGACGTGATCGGGCACGAGTTGACCCACGGGGTGACCCAGAGCGAGGCCAACTTGGACTACTTCATGCAGCCCGGAGCCCTCAACGAGTCGGTCTCGGACGTGTTTGGCTCGCTGGTTAAGCAGTACCGGCTGGGGCAGACTGCCGAACAGGCGGACTGGCTGATCGGGGAAGGGCTGTTCACCCCCAAGGTGAAGGGGGTCGCCCTGCGCTCGATGAAAGCGCCCGGCACTGCTTTCGACGACCCGGTGTTGGGCAAAGACCCCCAACCCGCCGACATGAAGGGCTATGTGGATACCCTTTCCGACAATGGGGGGGTGCACATCAACTCGGGGATTCCCAACCGAGCTTTTTACTTGGCGGCGGTGGGCATCGGCGGCTTTGCTTGGGAGAAAGCCGGGCGCATCTGGTACGAGACCCTGCGGGACAAGAGGCTGGCTAACAACGCCAATTTCTCCCAGTTTGCCGCGCTCACCGTGGAAAACGCGGCCAAGCTCTACGGCGCGCACAGCCCAGAGGAAAAAGCGGTGCTCGAGGGCTGGCAGGTCGTCGGCGTGGAACTGCGGCTCGAGGGATAG
- a CDS encoding protealysin inhibitor emfourin has protein sequence MRIRLQQEGGLAYFPGLSRPVEVDTRELPPEVGERLEEIVHGCGLLENPVRQPPPRGADYQKYTLLIESDDQQSVVELYDPVTDENLQALLELLRNAG, from the coding sequence ATGCGCATCCGGTTACAGCAAGAAGGTGGCTTGGCCTATTTCCCCGGTTTATCCCGGCCCGTGGAGGTGGACACCCGCGAGCTTCCGCCCGAGGTAGGCGAGCGGTTGGAGGAGATCGTCCACGGTTGTGGGCTGCTGGAAAACCCGGTGCGGCAGCCTCCGCCTAGGGGGGCCGATTACCAAAAATACACTCTGCTGATCGAGAGCGATGATCAACAGAGCGTGGTCGAGCTATATGACCCGGTGACCGACGAAAACCTGCAGGCCCTACTCGAGCTGCTGCGTAATGCGGGGTGA
- a CDS encoding S10 family peptidase → MPEETQPAEAPRPQDQLSVTQHRATIGGQEIGYTVTCGTLVLKEEAVKDGAAEGEKPKAWVFFVAYTKDDVADRTTRPLTFSFNGGPGSSSVWLHLGLLGPKRVLMDEIGHPPPPPYRLVENEYSLLDVTDLVFIDPVGTGYSRMVPGEKVREYHGFQRDIESVGEFIRLYTSRNMRWTSPKFLIGESYGTTRAAGLSGYLQERHGMFLNGIMLISSILEFSTARFLPGNDLPYILFLPTYTATAWYHRQLPDDLQQKPLREVLDEVEAFALGEYASALMRGAKLSENEAKGIVRKLARYTGLSREYIVRTQLRISIYRFVKELLREEGRTVGRLDSRFKGIDRDDAGEQFEFDPSYAAIQGPYTATLNQYVREELKFESDLPYEILSGLYQSWSYKEFENSYVNVAETLRKAISMNPYLKVFVGNGYYDLATPYFATEYTFNHLGLDPTLHDNISMAYYEAGHMMYVHLESLRQMKEDLARFIQAAMPSRV, encoded by the coding sequence ATGCCGGAAGAGACCCAACCCGCCGAGGCCCCCAGGCCGCAAGACCAACTCTCCGTCACCCAGCACCGCGCGACCATCGGCGGGCAGGAGATCGGCTACACCGTCACCTGCGGAACCTTGGTATTAAAGGAAGAGGCCGTGAAAGACGGAGCCGCCGAGGGGGAGAAGCCCAAGGCCTGGGTGTTCTTCGTGGCCTATACCAAAGACGACGTAGCCGACCGAACCACCCGCCCCCTCACCTTCTCCTTCAACGGCGGGCCGGGCTCGAGTTCGGTGTGGTTGCATCTGGGTTTGCTGGGCCCTAAGCGGGTCTTGATGGACGAGATCGGCCACCCTCCACCCCCGCCTTACCGGCTGGTGGAAAACGAATACTCGCTGCTCGACGTGACCGACTTGGTGTTCATTGACCCGGTAGGCACCGGCTATAGCCGCATGGTACCGGGAGAGAAGGTCAGGGAATACCACGGCTTCCAGCGGGACATCGAGTCGGTGGGGGAGTTCATCCGGCTCTATACCAGCCGTAACATGCGCTGGACGAGCCCCAAGTTTTTGATCGGGGAGAGCTACGGGACCACCCGCGCGGCGGGGCTTTCGGGCTATCTGCAAGAGCGGCACGGGATGTTTTTGAACGGCATCATGCTGATCTCGAGCATCCTGGAGTTTTCCACCGCCCGCTTCCTCCCCGGCAATGACCTTCCCTATATCCTCTTCCTGCCTACCTACACCGCCACCGCCTGGTACCACCGCCAGCTCCCCGACGACCTCCAGCAAAAACCCCTGCGCGAGGTGCTGGACGAGGTGGAGGCCTTCGCCTTAGGCGAGTACGCCAGCGCCTTGATGCGGGGGGCCAAACTCTCCGAGAACGAGGCCAAGGGGATCGTGCGCAAGCTCGCCAGGTACACCGGGCTTTCGCGTGAATACATCGTGCGCACCCAGCTTCGCATCAGCATCTACCGCTTCGTGAAGGAGCTTTTGCGCGAGGAGGGCCGCACCGTGGGCCGCTTGGATAGCCGCTTCAAGGGGATTGACCGCGACGATGCGGGCGAGCAGTTCGAGTTCGACCCCAGCTACGCCGCCATCCAAGGCCCCTATACCGCTACCCTCAACCAGTACGTGCGGGAAGAGCTAAAGTTCGAGAGCGACCTCCCCTATGAAATCCTCTCCGGCCTCTACCAGAGCTGGAGCTACAAGGAGTTCGAGAATAGCTACGTGAACGTGGCTGAAACCCTACGCAAAGCCATCAGCATGAACCCTTACCTGAAGGTGTTCGTGGGGAACGGATACTACGACCTGGCCACGCCCTATTTCGCCACCGAGTACACCTTCAACCACCTGGGCTTAGACCCCACCCTGCACGACAACATCTCCATGGCCTACTACGAGGCCGGGCACATGATGTACGTGCACCTGGAGAGCTTGCGGCAGATGAAAGAAGACCTGGCGCGCTTTATCCAAGCCGCCATGCCGTCTAGGGTCTGA
- a CDS encoding flavin reductase family protein has product MDFDFSKLKPRERYKLLISVVVPRPIAWVTSLNPDGSVNAAPFSFFNAMGSDPPILALGIGNHPGNRPKDSAYNIQRSGFFVVNLVSEDLAAVMNLTAVEFPAGVSEIEAAGLELAPSVHVVVPRIARAPAAFECRLHSALEIGRNRILIGEVLGAFVRDDFVTDPEKLYLDSGALKLIGRMGGRGGYVRTSDRFEMPRITFEEWQANQSAEIYPVD; this is encoded by the coding sequence ATGGACTTCGACTTCTCCAAGCTCAAACCCCGGGAGCGCTACAAGCTCCTGATCTCTGTGGTAGTACCTCGTCCGATCGCCTGGGTCACCAGCCTCAACCCGGACGGATCGGTGAACGCAGCCCCTTTCAGCTTCTTCAACGCGATGGGCTCGGACCCTCCGATCCTGGCGCTGGGAATCGGCAACCACCCCGGAAACCGCCCCAAGGACAGCGCCTACAATATCCAACGCAGCGGATTTTTCGTGGTGAACCTGGTCAGCGAGGACTTGGCCGCGGTCATGAACCTCACCGCGGTGGAGTTCCCTGCCGGGGTGAGCGAGATCGAAGCCGCCGGGCTCGAGCTTGCCCCTTCGGTCCACGTCGTTGTCCCCCGGATCGCCCGGGCTCCCGCTGCCTTCGAGTGCAGGCTGCATTCGGCCCTCGAGATCGGGCGTAACCGGATCCTCATCGGCGAGGTGCTGGGGGCTTTTGTCCGGGACGATTTCGTCACCGACCCGGAAAAACTTTACCTGGATAGCGGAGCCCTAAAGCTCATTGGGCGGATGGGTGGGCGGGGCGGCTACGTGCGCACCTCAGACCGCTTCGAGATGCCCCGCATAACGTTTGAAGAATGGCAAGCTAATCAGTCCGCTGAAATATACCCGGTAGACTAG
- a CDS encoding alpha/beta hydrolase, with protein sequence MTAELGFVHRFEPGSSRATLLVLHGTGGNEHDLIGLARELAPAAKLLSPRGKVLENGAARFFRRLAMGVFDEADLKAQAADLARFVQEAAERYSFDAGRVYALGYSNGANIAAALMLLHPEALAGGALLRPVLPLEPSTLPDLSDKAVFLAAGRRDPWAPSERVEALTRWLEQAGANVELRWQDAGHELHPEELEAARAWLARRV encoded by the coding sequence ATGACCGCCGAGCTGGGCTTCGTCCACCGCTTCGAGCCGGGGAGCTCACGGGCCACGCTGCTGGTGCTGCACGGCACCGGGGGCAACGAGCACGACCTGATCGGGCTGGCCCGCGAGCTCGCCCCCGCCGCCAAGCTGCTCTCGCCGCGCGGGAAGGTGCTCGAGAACGGCGCTGCGCGCTTCTTCCGGCGGCTGGCGATGGGCGTGTTCGACGAGGCCGACCTCAAGGCCCAGGCCGCCGACCTGGCCCGCTTCGTCCAGGAGGCCGCCGAGCGCTATAGCTTCGACGCGGGCCGGGTGTACGCCCTGGGCTACTCCAACGGCGCCAACATCGCCGCCGCGCTGATGCTGCTGCACCCCGAGGCGCTGGCCGGGGGCGCGCTGCTCCGCCCGGTGCTCCCCCTCGAGCCCTCCACCCTGCCCGACCTCTCGGACAAGGCCGTCTTCCTCGCGGCGGGCCGCCGCGACCCCTGGGCTCCTAGCGAGCGCGTCGAGGCTCTGACTCGCTGGCTCGAGCAGGCCGGGGCCAACGTCGAGCTGCGTTGGCAGGACGCCGGCCACGAGCTGCACCCAGAGGAACTCGAGGCGGCTCGAGCCTGGCTGGCCCGGCGGGTGTAA
- a CDS encoding ring-cleaving dioxygenase, which produces MDRVRGIHHITAMATDAQRNLDFYAGVLGMRLVKRSVNQDDPGSYHLFYADAEGRPGTDLTFFPWENLAAPRKGTGLTVEVQLAVPEGSLAFWEERLRRYGVRLGSPETRFGEPALPFQDPDGLEVALVETGPRPFTPWEHSEIPENRQVMGLHGARLWERTLYPTAEFLRQALGFEPAGQENGWSRFAVAGGGSGKFVDIKEYPNLPPGRWGRGSVHHIAWRVDDSDHQLQLRKQITATGMRATPQIDRFWFKSVYFNEPGGALFELATDGPGFAVDEEPARLGEKLVLPPWLEPQRARIEAVLPELRLPEAEVRP; this is translated from the coding sequence ATGGACAGGGTTCGAGGAATTCATCACATCACTGCCATGGCCACCGACGCCCAGCGCAACCTGGATTTCTACGCAGGGGTGCTGGGGATGCGGTTGGTCAAACGGTCGGTCAACCAGGATGATCCCGGCTCCTACCACCTTTTCTACGCCGACGCCGAGGGCCGCCCCGGTACCGACCTCACCTTCTTCCCCTGGGAGAATCTGGCTGCCCCGCGCAAGGGCACCGGCCTGACCGTCGAGGTGCAACTGGCTGTGCCCGAAGGTAGCCTAGCCTTCTGGGAGGAGCGCTTGCGGCGCTACGGGGTGCGACTGGGAAGCCCCGAGACCCGGTTTGGCGAACCCGCCCTGCCCTTCCAAGACCCGGATGGCCTCGAGGTCGCCCTGGTCGAGACCGGCCCCCGCCCCTTCACCCCCTGGGAGCACAGCGAGATCCCCGAGAACCGGCAGGTCATGGGCCTGCACGGGGCCAGGCTGTGGGAGCGTACCCTTTACCCCACCGCCGAGTTCCTCCGCCAAGCTTTGGGTTTCGAGCCCGCCGGACAGGAGAACGGGTGGAGCCGGTTCGCCGTGGCCGGCGGCGGCTCGGGCAAGTTCGTGGACATCAAGGAGTACCCCAACCTCCCCCCAGGGCGCTGGGGGCGGGGCAGCGTCCACCACATCGCCTGGCGAGTGGACGACAGCGACCACCAGCTACAGCTTCGCAAGCAGATCACCGCGACCGGGATGAGGGCCACGCCGCAGATCGACCGCTTCTGGTTCAAGTCGGTCTACTTCAACGAGCCGGGCGGGGCGCTGTTCGAGCTCGCCACCGACGGCCCCGGCTTCGCCGTGGACGAGGAGCCCGCCCGCCTGGGCGAGAAGCTGGTGCTGCCGCCGTGGCTCGAGCCCCAGCGCGCGCGCATCGAGGCCGTGCTGCCGGAGCTGCGCCTGCCCGAGGCCGAGGTGCGTCCATGA
- a CDS encoding glutaredoxin family protein: protein MAARVQIYGTGWCSFSRGFQNYLRSLHIPFEFFDIEKDPAAEEAVRLMNGGTLKFPMVVVGETLQGPWKPQDGGKVMKNPLLDDLEAALRGAGLLRP, encoded by the coding sequence ATGGCGGCCCGAGTCCAGATCTACGGAACCGGCTGGTGCAGCTTCAGCCGCGGCTTCCAAAACTATCTGCGGAGCCTGCACATTCCCTTCGAGTTCTTTGACATCGAAAAGGATCCCGCCGCAGAAGAAGCCGTCCGCCTCATGAACGGCGGAACGCTCAAGTTCCCCATGGTGGTGGTTGGGGAAACCCTGCAAGGCCCCTGGAAACCCCAGGATGGCGGCAAGGTGATGAAAAACCCTCTTCTGGATGATCTCGAGGCGGCGCTGCGCGGGGCCGGATTGCTTCGGCCTTGA
- a CDS encoding YceI family protein — MKWNLDPSHTSIDFKVRHMGIASVRGSLKVLSGSVETDEAGRPIQVEAVIDAASIATGEPQRDGHLRSADFLHAEQYPEIRFVSTQIEPLGGNRYRIQGNLTIRDITKPVTLEAEVSAPIKDPWGMQRVAASASGQINRKDWNLTWNQVLELGALLVGEEVKFNLEVEAVAPAPVAAQ; from the coding sequence ATGAAGTGGAACCTCGATCCCAGCCACACCAGCATTGATTTCAAGGTACGCCACATGGGCATCGCGAGCGTGCGGGGAAGCCTCAAGGTCCTCTCGGGAAGCGTGGAGACCGACGAGGCCGGGCGCCCGATCCAGGTCGAAGCCGTAATCGATGCCGCCAGCATCGCTACCGGCGAGCCTCAACGCGACGGCCACCTGCGCTCTGCGGATTTCCTTCACGCCGAGCAGTACCCCGAAATCCGCTTCGTCAGCACCCAGATCGAGCCACTGGGGGGCAATCGTTACCGCATCCAGGGTAACCTCACCATCCGCGACATCACCAAACCAGTGACCCTGGAAGCCGAAGTCAGCGCCCCGATCAAAGACCCCTGGGGTATGCAGCGCGTCGCGGCCAGCGCCAGCGGCCAGATCAACCGCAAAGACTGGAACCTCACCTGGAACCAAGTCCTGGAACTGGGCGCTCTGCTGGTGGGCGAGGAGGTCAAGTTCAACCTCGAGGTCGAGGCCGTGGCCCCGGCGCCCGTCGCGGCTCAGTAG
- a CDS encoding winged helix-turn-helix transcriptional regulator, producing the protein MTRAAEDHAFCPVYEAINVLQEKWTLHIVRTLLDGPRGFNELSRAVGGCNPATLTQRLERLERLGIVSKTIHSTMPPRTSYALTEAGQALQEVIEAIDTWGRKYLPEPMPAAH; encoded by the coding sequence ATGACCCGTGCTGCCGAGGATCATGCTTTTTGCCCGGTTTACGAGGCCATCAACGTCCTGCAGGAAAAGTGGACGTTGCACATCGTCCGTACGCTGCTGGACGGTCCGCGGGGCTTCAACGAACTCTCCCGGGCAGTGGGGGGGTGTAACCCCGCTACCTTGACCCAGCGCCTCGAGCGGCTCGAGAGACTAGGGATCGTTTCCAAGACCATCCACTCGACCATGCCCCCCCGCACCAGCTACGCCCTCACCGAGGCTGGCCAAGCCCTCCAGGAGGTTATCGAGGCTATTGATACTTGGGGGCGCAAATACCTTCCCGAGCCGATGCCGGCAGCCCACTAA
- a CDS encoding winged helix-turn-helix transcriptional regulator, protein MLEVERPIEVFLEILGRRGSFPILWALVRGPQRFSALQQETGLPPRTLSLRLKELEDFALVSRTAYPQVPPRVDYALTKKGEGLKGALEALLEWEKTL, encoded by the coding sequence ATGCTAGAGGTTGAGCGCCCAATCGAGGTATTTCTGGAAATTTTGGGCCGCCGCGGTTCTTTTCCCATTCTCTGGGCTTTGGTGCGTGGGCCGCAGCGCTTCAGTGCGCTACAGCAGGAAACCGGACTTCCTCCCCGTACCCTCTCGCTGCGGCTCAAAGAGCTCGAGGACTTTGCCCTGGTGAGCCGCACCGCTTACCCGCAGGTTCCCCCACGGGTAGACTACGCCCTCACCAAAAAAGGCGAGGGGCTCAAGGGTGCTTTGGAAGCTCTACTCGAGTGGGAGAAAACTTTATAA
- the groL gene encoding chaperonin GroEL (60 kDa chaperone family; promotes refolding of misfolded polypeptides especially under stressful conditions; forms two stacked rings of heptamers to form a barrel-shaped 14mer; ends can be capped by GroES; misfolded proteins enter the barrel where they are refolded when GroES binds) gives MAKMLVFDEVARRALERGANAVANAVKVTLGPRGRNVVLEKKFGSPTITKDGVSVAKEVELEDHLENIGAKLLIEIATKTNDITGDGTTTATVLGQAIVREGLRNVAAGANPLELKRGIEKAVAVAVEEVKKMAVPVNDRKAIYEVASVSANNDAEIGNLIADAMDKVGKEGIITVEESKTLETELNFVEGYQFDKGYISPYFVNNPDAMEASLDDPYILITEKKISNVRELLPVLEQVAQTGKPLLIIAEDVEGEALATLVVNKLRGTLNVAAVKAPGFGDRRKEMLKDLAAVTGGTVISEELGFKLENATLSMLGRAERVRISKDETTVVGGKGKKEDIDARINGIKKELETSDSEYAKEKLQERLAKLAGGVAVIRVGAATETELKEKKHRYEDALSTARAAVEEGIVPGGGVALLRTVPAVKNLVKELEGDEATGAKIVLRALEEPARQIAANAGYEGSVVVNQILSKKEKTYGFNAATGEYGDMMEFGIVDPAKVTRTALQNAASIGSLILMTEAVVAEKPEKEKAPAASAGGGMGGDMDF, from the coding sequence ATGGCTAAAATGCTGGTTTTTGACGAAGTCGCTCGTCGCGCCCTCGAGCGCGGGGCTAACGCCGTAGCCAACGCGGTGAAAGTGACCCTCGGCCCCCGTGGCCGCAACGTGGTGCTAGAGAAGAAGTTCGGTTCCCCCACCATCACCAAAGACGGGGTTTCGGTGGCGAAGGAAGTAGAGCTGGAAGACCACCTCGAGAACATCGGGGCTAAGCTCCTCATCGAGATTGCCACCAAGACCAACGACATCACCGGTGACGGCACCACCACCGCCACCGTGCTGGGCCAGGCTATCGTGCGCGAGGGGCTGCGTAACGTAGCCGCTGGAGCCAACCCCCTCGAGCTCAAGCGTGGCATCGAGAAGGCCGTAGCGGTGGCGGTAGAGGAAGTGAAGAAGATGGCGGTGCCGGTCAACGACCGCAAAGCCATCTACGAGGTAGCCAGCGTCTCGGCCAACAACGACGCCGAGATCGGTAACCTCATCGCCGACGCGATGGACAAAGTCGGCAAGGAGGGGATCATCACCGTCGAGGAGTCCAAGACCCTCGAGACCGAGCTGAACTTCGTGGAGGGATACCAGTTCGACAAGGGCTACATCTCGCCCTACTTCGTCAACAACCCCGATGCCATGGAGGCCAGCCTGGATGATCCGTACATCCTGATCACCGAGAAGAAGATTTCCAACGTACGCGAGCTCTTGCCGGTGCTCGAGCAGGTGGCCCAGACCGGCAAACCCCTCTTGATCATCGCCGAAGATGTGGAGGGCGAGGCCCTGGCCACGCTGGTGGTCAACAAGCTGCGCGGTACCCTCAACGTAGCCGCGGTGAAGGCCCCCGGCTTCGGTGACCGCCGCAAGGAGATGCTCAAAGACCTGGCTGCTGTGACCGGCGGAACCGTGATCAGCGAGGAGCTTGGCTTCAAGCTCGAGAACGCCACCCTCTCCATGCTGGGCCGCGCCGAGCGCGTACGCATCAGCAAGGACGAGACCACCGTGGTGGGCGGCAAGGGCAAGAAGGAAGACATCGACGCCCGCATCAACGGCATCAAGAAGGAACTCGAGACCTCCGACTCGGAGTACGCTAAGGAGAAGCTGCAGGAGCGCTTGGCTAAGCTGGCTGGTGGCGTAGCGGTGATCCGGGTAGGCGCTGCCACCGAAACCGAGCTCAAGGAGAAGAAGCACCGCTACGAGGACGCCCTCTCCACTGCCCGCGCTGCGGTGGAAGAAGGCATCGTGCCGGGCGGTGGTGTGGCCCTGCTGCGCACCGTGCCTGCGGTGAAGAACCTGGTCAAGGAACTCGAGGGCGATGAGGCTACCGGCGCCAAGATCGTGTTGCGCGCCCTGGAGGAGCCCGCCCGCCAGATCGCCGCGAACGCTGGCTACGAAGGCAGCGTGGTGGTGAACCAGATCCTCTCCAAGAAGGAGAAGACCTACGGCTTCAACGCCGCTACCGGCGAGTACGGCGACATGATGGAGTTTGGCATCGTAGACCCCGCCAAGGTGACCCGTACCGCTCTGCAGAACGCCGCCTCCATCGGCTCCCTGATCCTCATGACCGAGGCCGTGGTAGCCGAGAAGCCCGAGAAGGAGAAGGCCCCTGCCGCTTCCGCCGGAGGTGGTATGGGCGGCGACATGGACTTCTAA
- the groES gene encoding co-chaperone GroES yields MATATMLKPLGDRVVVKRIEEEAKTKGGIVLPDTAKEKPQKGKVVAVGSGRTLDNGTKVPLEVKEGDTVVFAKYGGTEIEIDGEEYIILSERDLLAVI; encoded by the coding sequence ATGGCAACCGCAACCATGCTCAAACCCCTCGGCGACCGCGTAGTGGTCAAGCGCATCGAGGAAGAGGCCAAGACCAAGGGGGGAATCGTCCTCCCCGACACCGCCAAGGAGAAGCCCCAGAAGGGTAAGGTCGTCGCAGTGGGCTCGGGCCGTACCCTTGACAACGGGACCAAGGTGCCCCTCGAGGTCAAGGAAGGGGACACCGTGGTGTTTGCCAAGTACGGCGGCACCGAGATCGAAATCGATGGCGAAGAGTACATCATCCTTTCCGAGCGTGACCTACTGGCAGTGATCTGA
- a CDS encoding TrmH family RNA methyltransferase, which translates to MRITSTANPRIKELARLLERKHRDSQRRFLIEGAREIERALQAGIELEQALVWEGGLNPEEQQVYAALGRVGRLALLEVSEAVLKKLSVRDNPAGLIALARMPERTLEEYRPSPDALILVAVGLEKPGNLGAVLRSADAAGAEVVLVAGGVDLYSPQVIRNSTGVVFSLRTLAASESEVLDWIKQHNLPLVATTPHAEALYWEANLRPPVAIAVGPEHEGLRAAWLEAAQTQVRIPMQGQADSLNVSVSAALLLYEALRQRLLRDSLTKTHSTL; encoded by the coding sequence ATGCGCATCACCAGCACCGCTAACCCCCGTATCAAGGAACTCGCCCGGCTCCTCGAGCGCAAACACCGCGATAGCCAGCGGCGCTTCCTGATCGAAGGAGCCCGCGAGATCGAGCGAGCCCTGCAAGCAGGAATCGAACTCGAGCAAGCCCTGGTTTGGGAAGGCGGGTTGAACCCCGAGGAGCAGCAGGTATACGCCGCATTGGGTAGGGTCGGACGGCTAGCGCTGTTGGAGGTGTCCGAGGCGGTCTTGAAAAAGCTCAGTGTCCGCGACAACCCGGCAGGGCTCATCGCGCTGGCCCGGATGCCTGAGCGGACCCTGGAAGAATACAGACCTTCTCCCGACGCGCTGATCCTGGTAGCGGTGGGGCTGGAGAAACCCGGCAACCTCGGCGCTGTGCTGCGCTCAGCAGACGCCGCTGGAGCCGAGGTGGTGCTGGTGGCGGGCGGGGTGGACCTCTACAGCCCCCAGGTGATCCGCAACAGCACCGGGGTGGTCTTCTCTCTGCGGACGCTGGCCGCCTCCGAATCCGAGGTCTTGGACTGGATCAAGCAGCATAACCTACCCCTCGTCGCCACCACCCCTCACGCCGAGGCTTTGTACTGGGAAGCCAACCTGCGCCCTCCGGTCGCCATCGCGGTGGGGCCCGAGCATGAAGGGTTGCGTGCGGCTTGGCTGGAAGCCGCCCAAACCCAGGTACGCATCCCCATGCAAGGCCAGGCCGATAGCCTCAATGTCTCGGTTTCGGCGGCACTCCTGCTGTATGAAGCGCTTAGGCAGCGACTCCTGAGGGATAGCTTGACTAAGACGCACTCAACTTTATAG
- a CDS encoding Fumble domain-containing protein has translation MAGLRIGIDFGLTNTDVVLVRGGELLEHWVLPYAGPASEALLYRALAAGNRDLSEFDSIATTGGLHRTLPDEIEGVPIHKADEAESVGRGGLALAGLEEALVVSAGTGTAMIAARGKKTQHLTGSAVGGGTLLGLSKLLIGTSHPLEVAHLAALGDPAGVDSTLKDAIGGGIGHLPASATAVNFGKVGSLPSPPKREDIAAGLVVMVGQVIGVVALSAAQAAGLREVVVVGHLPDLEPVRKAILAVWEFYQAEPQPLIPERSGAATALGAVLATADQD, from the coding sequence ATGGCTGGCCTGCGAATCGGTATTGACTTCGGCCTCACCAACACCGACGTAGTGCTGGTGCGTGGAGGAGAGCTGCTCGAACACTGGGTCTTGCCCTATGCCGGTCCCGCCAGCGAGGCCCTGCTGTACAGAGCCCTGGCTGCGGGTAACCGAGATCTCAGCGAGTTTGACTCCATCGCCACTACCGGCGGACTCCACCGCACCCTTCCCGACGAAATCGAGGGGGTTCCCATCCATAAGGCCGATGAGGCCGAGTCGGTGGGGCGCGGGGGGCTGGCCCTGGCGGGGTTAGAGGAAGCTCTGGTGGTCTCAGCCGGAACCGGAACTGCCATGATCGCCGCTCGGGGCAAGAAGACCCAGCACCTCACCGGGAGCGCGGTGGGCGGGGGGACCCTGCTAGGGCTCTCCAAGCTGCTCATCGGAACCAGCCACCCGCTCGAGGTCGCCCACCTGGCTGCGCTTGGAGACCCCGCCGGGGTGGACTCCACCCTCAAAGACGCTATTGGCGGGGGAATCGGCCACCTACCGGCCTCGGCCACCGCGGTCAACTTCGGCAAGGTAGGGAGCCTTCCAAGCCCACCCAAGCGCGAAGACATCGCTGCCGGCCTGGTGGTGATGGTGGGTCAGGTGATCGGGGTAGTCGCCCTGAGTGCGGCCCAGGCGGCCGGGCTGCGCGAGGTGGTAGTGGTGGGTCACCTGCCCGATTTGGAGCCCGTGCGCAAGGCGATTTTGGCGGTATGGGAGTTCTACCAAGCTGAGCCCCAACCCCTCATCCCGGAGCGTTCTGGGGCCGCCACTGCGCTGGGGGCGGTGTTGGCCACGGCTGATCAGGACTGA